A stretch of the Salvelinus sp. IW2-2015 unplaced genomic scaffold, ASM291031v2 Un_scaffold761, whole genome shotgun sequence genome encodes the following:
- the LOC112068823 gene encoding aftiphilin isoform X1 has translation MEPDVIRMYSSSPPPMEDGAEEEDDEFGDFGGFSGVPTSASFTEFDTLATFNQTAALAATSPPELLNNGGVVGLSKLSSGPVGRGPVVKRSNSKSNGVVPGGCQYDSPSERTVNVEELKKLADHTRASNHSTSLDISVRSQTDNIDKPVDCNGGVPEVLTNGFATFEIEGSTSLQNSIHSNKKGTTTECADEDDFADFSAFSNADVQGHSSKVTNRTSENLDNPNRDERLAEDACQQRSQQVHSNVEQGISSGDIVRDTHIITGSNDIAGSDSLSHPAEARDTDEGLSNGDGGFQRDTANSEQRNVEPDFAHKHSATEVVISEDSAPEEVCGEDSASKALYVDKPVAQNGVVFEQLEEEAEEEKAGVSENRVLPNINDEDGNGEQADEKPGSGNETETETETSFGRPLSTDALEEYGDISTTGSVPSPLLQEETATPADHSQLLEDDDGEDFGDFGDVGSFSGQGFADFDRPELQLEEQPAPLTQELVDDDKDFGDFDAPNSHIGGGKAIENEDGGKFADFPVSDSFADFSSAPVGADPDADAGWNAFDEPEQGQEEGDSWAAFGEKPTTTAPLETGEDEWQESEPVAACPSSSHQISRRDSQSAALCSRLEKLFQEMFPDAPAPQVGVEVVPLKTLLEPPARLQQEEHEMKSGVPDNGDVLWRQLLDIHEAFGLRHQWGGSHSNKTLLCSLGIDIRNILFTGQKKQPVIVPMYAASLGMLEPTKEPVKPISAAEMITSIAQQAPPVAPAEIISTSLPDTAQEVLPPVQFDWSSSGLTNPLDASGGSSLLNLDFFGPVEDSGPSSSTSIPGVDPELYELTTAKLEPSGSGSRVADAFARLMSTMEKTSTSTRKPRKEENLSEEALKVIAGLPDLSFMQAKVLMFPTTLTPLGCSSDPTPD, from the exons ATGGAGCCGGACGTGATCCGCATGTACTCCTCTTCCCCACCCCCAATGGAGGACGGAGCTGAGGAAGAGGACGACGAGTTTGGGGACTTTGGGGGCTTCTCTGGAGTTCCGACCAGCGCCAGCTTCACTGAGTTTGACACCCTAGCGACCTTCAACCAGACCGCAGCCTTGGCCGCCACCTCACCACCGGAACTCCTCAACAATGGAGGGGTGGTTGGGTTGTCAAAACTCAGCTCAGGTCCCGTGGGAAGGGGTCCTGTGGTCAAGCGCTCCAACTCCAAGTCAAATGGTGTCGTGCCGGGAGGCTGCCAGTACGACAGTCCTTCAGAGAGAACTGTGAATGTGGAGGAGTTAAAAAAGCTTGCCGACCACACTCGAGCCAGTAATCATTCTACCTCCCTGGACATATCTGTGAGGAGTCAGACTGACAACATAGACAAGCCTGTCGATTGCAATGGTGGGGTCCCGGAAGTTCTGACCAACGGCTTTGCTACTTTTGAAATAGAAGGAAGCACATCTTTGCAGAATTCGATCCACTCTAATAAGAAAGGAACCACCACAGAGTGTGCAGACGAGGACGACTTTGCGGATTTCTCTGCTTTTTCTAACGCAGACGTTCAAGGACACTCCAGCAAGGTGACAAACCGCACCAGCGAGAACTTGGACAATCCCAACCGGGACGAACGGCTGGCAGAGGACGCCTGCCAGCAACGGAGCCAGCAGGTGCACTCTAATGTAGAACAGGGAATCAGCTCAGGGGACATTGTCAGGGACACTCACATTATAACTGGATCCAACGACATCGCTGGCTCTGATTCTTTATCGCACCCTGCTGAGGCTCGAGACACTGACGAAGGCTTGAGCAACGGGGACGGGGGCTTTCAAAGAGACACTGCTAACTCTGAGCAAAGGAACGTAGAGCCGGACTTTGCACACAAGCACTCTGCTACTGAGGTGGTTATTAGTGAGGATTCTGCTCCAGAGGAGGTTTGTGGCGAGGACTCTGCCTCTAAGGCACTTTATGTTGACAAACCGGTCGCCCAGAATGGTGTGGTTTTTGAGCAGTTGGAAGAGGAGGCGGAAGAAGAGAAGGCAGGTGTCAGTGAAAACAGGGTTTTGCCCAATATAAACGATGAAGATGGGAATGGCGAGCAAGCAGACGAGAAGCCTGGGTCCGGAAACGAAACAGAAACGGAGACTGAAACGTCTTTCGGCCGACCGCTGTCCACGGATGCCCTTGAGGAGTACGGCGACATCAGCACGACGGGCTCTGTGCCCTCGCCGCTGCTCCAAGAGGAGACGGCCACACCTGCCGACCACAGCCAACTGCTGGAGGACGACGACGGTGAAGACTTTGGTGACTTTGGGGATGTGGGCTCGTTTAGCGGACAGGGCTTTGCTGACTTTGACCGGCCAGAGTTGCAACTAGAGGAACAACCTGCACCTCTCACACAGGAACTAGTGGACGACGACAAAGACTTTGGCGATTTTGACGCCCCCAACAGCCACATTGGTGGTGGGAAGGCAATTGAGAACGAAGATGGGGGGAAGTTTGCAGATTTTCCCGTCAGCGACAGTTTTGCCGACTTTAGCTCGGCTCCTGTTGGTGCGGACCCTGATGCAGATGCTGGTTGGAATGCCTTTGATGAGCCTGAACAGGGTCAAGAGGAGGGCGATTCCTGGGCTGCATTTGGAGAGAAGCCGACCACCACTGCTCCTTTGGAAACGGGTGAAGACGAGTGGCAGGAGAGTGAGCCTGTAGCAGCCTGTCCATCCAGCAGCCATCAGATCAGTAGAAGAGACAGTCAATCG GCGGCGCTGTGCAGTCGGCTGGAGAAGCTTTTTCAGGAAATGTTCCCCGACGCACCTGCCCCGcaggtgggggtggaggtggtCCCTCTCAAAACCCTGCTGGAGCCTCCTGCGAGGTTACAGCAGGAAGAGCATGAAATGAAGAGCGGTGTGCCAGACAATGG GGACGTGTTGTGGAGGCAACTGCTGGACATCCACGAGGCGTTTGGCCTGCGGCACCAGTGGGGAGGCTCGCACAGCAACAAGACACTACTCTGCTCCCTGGGCATCGACATTAGAAACATT CTGTTCACAGGTCAGAAGAAGCAGCCAGTAATAGTTCCCATGTATGCTGCCAGCCTG GGCATGCTGGAACCCACCAAAGAGCCAGTAAAACCCATATCAGCGGCAGAGATGATCACGTCCATAGCACAACAAGCACCTCCAGTGGCCCCAGCAGAGATCATAAGCACTAGTCTACCAGACACAGCCCAG GAAGTGCTCCCGCCCGTCCAGTTTGACTGGAGCAGCAGTGGCCTTACTAACCCCCTGGACG CGAGCGGAGGCTCGTCTCTGCTCAACCTCGATTTCTTTGGGCCCGTGGAGGACTCTGGCCCAAGCAGCTCCACCTCCATCCCAG GTGTGGACCCAGAGCTGTACGAGCTAACAACCGCTAAACTGGAACCCAGTGGCTCTGGGAGCCGTGTGGCTGACGCCTTCGCCCGCCTTATGTCTACTATGGAGAAGACCAGCACCTCTACCAG
- the LOC112068823 gene encoding aftiphilin isoform X2 yields MEPDVIRMYSSSPPPMEDGAEEEDDEFGDFGGFSGVPTSASFTEFDTLATFNQTAALAATSPPELLNNGGVVGLSKLSSGPVGRGPVVKRSNSKSNGVVPGGCQYDSPSERTVNVEELKKLADHTRASNHSTSLDISVRSQTDNIDKPVDCNGGVPEVLTNGFATFEIEGSTSLQNSIHSNKKGTTTECADEDDFADFSAFSNADVQGHSSKVTNRTSENLDNPNRDERLAEDACQQRSQQVHSNVEQGISSGDIVRDTHIITGSNDIAGSDSLSHPAEARDTDEGLSNGDGGFQRDTANSEQRNVEPDFAHKHSATEVVISEDSAPEEVCGEDSASKALYVDKPVAQNGVVFEQLEEEAEEEKAGVSENRVLPNINDEDGNGEQADEKPGSGNETETETETSFGRPLSTDALEEYGDISTTGSVPSPLLQEETATPADHSQLLEDDDGEDFGDFGDVGSFSGQGFADFDRPELQLEEQPAPLTQELVDDDKDFGDFDAPNSHIGGGKAIENEDGGKFADFPVSDSFADFSSAPVGADPDADAGWNAFDEPEQGQEEGDSWAAFGEKPTTTAPLETGEDEWQESEPVAACPSSSHQISRRDSQSAALCSRLEKLFQEMFPDAPAPQVGVEVVPLKTLLEPPARLQQEEHEMKSGVPDNGDVLWRQLLDIHEAFGLRHQWGGSHSNKTLLCSLGIDIRNILFTGQKKQPVIVPMYAASLGMLEPTKEPVKPISAAEMITSIAQQAPPVAPAEIISTSLPDTAQEVLPPVQFDWSSSGLTNPLDGVDPELYELTTAKLEPSGSGSRVADAFARLMSTMEKTSTSTRKPRKEENLSEEALKVIAGLPDLSFMQAKVLMFPTTLTPLGCSSDPTPD; encoded by the exons ATGGAGCCGGACGTGATCCGCATGTACTCCTCTTCCCCACCCCCAATGGAGGACGGAGCTGAGGAAGAGGACGACGAGTTTGGGGACTTTGGGGGCTTCTCTGGAGTTCCGACCAGCGCCAGCTTCACTGAGTTTGACACCCTAGCGACCTTCAACCAGACCGCAGCCTTGGCCGCCACCTCACCACCGGAACTCCTCAACAATGGAGGGGTGGTTGGGTTGTCAAAACTCAGCTCAGGTCCCGTGGGAAGGGGTCCTGTGGTCAAGCGCTCCAACTCCAAGTCAAATGGTGTCGTGCCGGGAGGCTGCCAGTACGACAGTCCTTCAGAGAGAACTGTGAATGTGGAGGAGTTAAAAAAGCTTGCCGACCACACTCGAGCCAGTAATCATTCTACCTCCCTGGACATATCTGTGAGGAGTCAGACTGACAACATAGACAAGCCTGTCGATTGCAATGGTGGGGTCCCGGAAGTTCTGACCAACGGCTTTGCTACTTTTGAAATAGAAGGAAGCACATCTTTGCAGAATTCGATCCACTCTAATAAGAAAGGAACCACCACAGAGTGTGCAGACGAGGACGACTTTGCGGATTTCTCTGCTTTTTCTAACGCAGACGTTCAAGGACACTCCAGCAAGGTGACAAACCGCACCAGCGAGAACTTGGACAATCCCAACCGGGACGAACGGCTGGCAGAGGACGCCTGCCAGCAACGGAGCCAGCAGGTGCACTCTAATGTAGAACAGGGAATCAGCTCAGGGGACATTGTCAGGGACACTCACATTATAACTGGATCCAACGACATCGCTGGCTCTGATTCTTTATCGCACCCTGCTGAGGCTCGAGACACTGACGAAGGCTTGAGCAACGGGGACGGGGGCTTTCAAAGAGACACTGCTAACTCTGAGCAAAGGAACGTAGAGCCGGACTTTGCACACAAGCACTCTGCTACTGAGGTGGTTATTAGTGAGGATTCTGCTCCAGAGGAGGTTTGTGGCGAGGACTCTGCCTCTAAGGCACTTTATGTTGACAAACCGGTCGCCCAGAATGGTGTGGTTTTTGAGCAGTTGGAAGAGGAGGCGGAAGAAGAGAAGGCAGGTGTCAGTGAAAACAGGGTTTTGCCCAATATAAACGATGAAGATGGGAATGGCGAGCAAGCAGACGAGAAGCCTGGGTCCGGAAACGAAACAGAAACGGAGACTGAAACGTCTTTCGGCCGACCGCTGTCCACGGATGCCCTTGAGGAGTACGGCGACATCAGCACGACGGGCTCTGTGCCCTCGCCGCTGCTCCAAGAGGAGACGGCCACACCTGCCGACCACAGCCAACTGCTGGAGGACGACGACGGTGAAGACTTTGGTGACTTTGGGGATGTGGGCTCGTTTAGCGGACAGGGCTTTGCTGACTTTGACCGGCCAGAGTTGCAACTAGAGGAACAACCTGCACCTCTCACACAGGAACTAGTGGACGACGACAAAGACTTTGGCGATTTTGACGCCCCCAACAGCCACATTGGTGGTGGGAAGGCAATTGAGAACGAAGATGGGGGGAAGTTTGCAGATTTTCCCGTCAGCGACAGTTTTGCCGACTTTAGCTCGGCTCCTGTTGGTGCGGACCCTGATGCAGATGCTGGTTGGAATGCCTTTGATGAGCCTGAACAGGGTCAAGAGGAGGGCGATTCCTGGGCTGCATTTGGAGAGAAGCCGACCACCACTGCTCCTTTGGAAACGGGTGAAGACGAGTGGCAGGAGAGTGAGCCTGTAGCAGCCTGTCCATCCAGCAGCCATCAGATCAGTAGAAGAGACAGTCAATCG GCGGCGCTGTGCAGTCGGCTGGAGAAGCTTTTTCAGGAAATGTTCCCCGACGCACCTGCCCCGcaggtgggggtggaggtggtCCCTCTCAAAACCCTGCTGGAGCCTCCTGCGAGGTTACAGCAGGAAGAGCATGAAATGAAGAGCGGTGTGCCAGACAATGG GGACGTGTTGTGGAGGCAACTGCTGGACATCCACGAGGCGTTTGGCCTGCGGCACCAGTGGGGAGGCTCGCACAGCAACAAGACACTACTCTGCTCCCTGGGCATCGACATTAGAAACATT CTGTTCACAGGTCAGAAGAAGCAGCCAGTAATAGTTCCCATGTATGCTGCCAGCCTG GGCATGCTGGAACCCACCAAAGAGCCAGTAAAACCCATATCAGCGGCAGAGATGATCACGTCCATAGCACAACAAGCACCTCCAGTGGCCCCAGCAGAGATCATAAGCACTAGTCTACCAGACACAGCCCAG GAAGTGCTCCCGCCCGTCCAGTTTGACTGGAGCAGCAGTGGCCTTACTAACCCCCTGGACG GTGTGGACCCAGAGCTGTACGAGCTAACAACCGCTAAACTGGAACCCAGTGGCTCTGGGAGCCGTGTGGCTGACGCCTTCGCCCGCCTTATGTCTACTATGGAGAAGACCAGCACCTCTACCAG